A region of the Corticium candelabrum chromosome 4, ooCorCand1.1, whole genome shotgun sequence genome:
ccgaatctcagttgtaaattctgattggcttagcaataattggttatgctaagtgcactagcactgattgcgcgagtgtgaaatcctcgtgggcggctgagtgcacgccagaacaatgactgaactctgcatgccagaacaatgattagactctgcacgcacacatcttagttttagtttcagcttcagttcttcgatattttcagacttgcggtgacaggacatgcacagcagcgtcgccagaccatcacctttgacaactggtcgagcggtagtctcgctagtcgagcggttagactagctagcggtctgccgaagaatcaaagagtcgtcgcttcatgccgtccaccaagatatcgccgcaaacacggcagacgtctctttcTTCGTGAGatgtcatggcatttacaaatgatatgttgatctaggtaaaacgatcctacgctgttagacaccatttaccatcgatattgataaatacttccgaaatcattttagtatcgacttggtccagactagagttcgcgcgctttgCGCggtctctggtctggaaattcgaggctacctGTTCTCGCACACAGGGAAGGCTCCGCGGACGTCTTGCCGGGGCTGTGGAGCGTATAATTTTTCAGTTAGGAGCACAACACATCACCGTTTGACAGCGCTTCTTATAACAATTTTGTTACATCACTCTTGACATCGTCTTCGTGCACCGATGATGTGTGTGGGAATAATCAGAACCCTCTGGTTGTCGAGTCGTACGGTTTGTGGTCCCTCGACAACCTGCAAATACTCAAAACTATTGCAAGACGATCTTCTCTTCGGAGTGGTGTCTCTGCTAGCAGAGCTGTTGTTGACTTGCATGGACGGTCGGCTCTCTATGTGCCTTTGGCAGTATTAGGATGGTTTTGGACCGTTTGTCCTTGTTAGGTTTAGATAGAGACTCTTTGTTCACTAGTTATTAGCTAGATTGTAGTGTTCCGTCCATCGGGCGGTTTTAGAGAAATATACATTCCTATATATCTAGGGAAAAAAATCAGAAACAACTTAAACATACTAATAAAGCTAATTAATACTTATCAGTCTGGATAAGTGAATACAGCGGATTATTCGAAAATCTGTCGGTTCCATCGTTTGTCCTGTTGGTGGTTCGAGTGGAGGCATGGTACTAGGGACAGTTAACGGTCTATCGTAAGACCTTTCTGCATTGCATTTGCAATCGTCAAGTGCACGGTCATTGCAAATACCAGGCTAGCTAGACAGTTATTTCTCTGACCGAGAGCAGGTGTCACCACAGTGATAGTCGATCCCTACAATTTTGAAAAATCTCTCTCAACTGATCGGTTGTACACAACTTAGTCTCCTAGTTACAAAGATTGACACTTCTGCGTGATTTTTGGTGGAGATTCTGTAGAATccgccatatatatatatatatatatataaaccgATATAGCCAACACGAAAAAGGGTTCTAGATAGAGTGGTGAACGTACTAAAACCGGTATTAGAGCTAGAGCCGTGCGTAGTTCTCTACAACTGAGCTGCTGTCCGGATATCTCAGTGTGTCGATAGACTTGGTAACATGATCGGCTCCGATTTATTACTAACCCTAGGAGGGTTACTGTGGACGACCGAACAAACGGCCGGCAATCGGAATGCAGCGcgtgcgctcattgttatcgctggtgttaCTTAGCATGCCAGCTAGACGTACAATCCcacgtgccagtcaatgtgtccagcccccTTCTCACCCTCTTCATGTTATAATTAGCAGGTGGCAGTAAGTGTGCAGCAGTTGTTCTTTATCATAGACTGACAAGGGAGAGTTTAGTACTCTAGTGTTTCTTTGCCTATGCCCTATAACAGGCAACCGTTTCGCGGTGTACTGACCGTTATCCCAGCTGACTGTGCTGTCTGCAGTTGTGCAAAATTGGCCTTGATGTGTAAGCAATCTGGCAACACTGTACCGTATGTTTGCGTACGGTGACACACGTAACCGTCGAAAGGTGGACAGCACCTTGAAACAGTTAAAGCCAGTGACGTCAGACGTTTAGAAAATAAGAGATTACCATAACGTCAGCCCATTGACACACTCATTCGTAAAAGGCGATGACATTGTACGTGCAATTTTATTGCTCTTTGGAACTTGAAGGCTGCATGTCAACATGTCAGGATGGAATTTTACTATCGAAAATTGTTCGAGCGTGGACAACTGCAGTCACAATGAGTCTGGCTCTGTGTGGTACACCGACAAGACACCAATAGATGTCCAAGACATTGTCACCCTCTTGCCGTGCTCGATTACGTTTCTCGTTTGCACGTTTGTCTTGATCGTTCTCTTCAAATCAGGCGAAGCTCGAAAGTGCCCAGGCCATCTACTGATTGCAAACGCAACGTTTGGAGACTTAGTTGGAGTTAGCGTGTTGAGTGTGCGCTCGTGGGTGTATGCACATCCGATGACGATGACCGAGTCCAACAAGATCATCTGCAAGGTCTACTATTTCTTCTTCGTATTTATGCATGCTTGGACTGGATGGTCCTGCGCCGTTCTAGCGTATGACAGATATGACATGGTAGCGCGACCGTTGAATAGAAAATTGACACTGAAAAAGGCGAAATTGTGCGTCGTCGCCATTATTGTCTTTTGTGCTCTCTGGGCAGCGTGTCCTCTCATCGGATGGAGCGAATATCGTTTGCAAATCAATGGAGCTTGCAGTATGGCGTACACCGTCGACATACCAGAAGAGATCGGCAGTGCGATGTTCACTCTCTTGTTTTTCACCATCAATTACATCACACCTCTTAGTATTGACGTCATTTGCTTTATTCGAGTTCTGATCATAGCGCTGTCTCATATGCGACGCAAGAGATCATTCTCCAGACGAGTTTCACGTCATTCTACGAGCGTCTCGGAATCGACTGACAATGCGAGAGTAACGTCTCCTCTTGCCATAATTGCTTCGCGTCCTTTCATTGTCGTCACCACAACTATTGCATCAGATGTTCTTCTGTCGGCACCATATCTCATCATTCTCGTTCTAAGAAAGGTCGGTGTCATACCGCGGGACGCGTACATCGGAGTCGTTCAGGTGGTTCGTTTTGGAATGCATCTGACTGCATACAATCATCTCTTCAATGCAGTTCTTTACACTATCTTCGTAAAGAATATTATCTCGTCTGCATTTCCATGCCTCAAGCGATACAAAAAGAACAAGAGAATAAACCAAATTCTCCAACTTCGTGTCCTTGCCAGAAACAAGACATCTAGCCAACAGACTTGCACTACACCAGTTGTAGCATCAGCAGACGACGTCTTCGAGTGTGATCTATAATTTGACTCAAATTGTATTATCCAACATTATTAGTCTTAAATTTCTATATTTCTAGGAAGCCCAGATACACAACACCTTATTAATATCTATTATCCTAAAGTTCCGAATCCAGTCAACCTGCATGCAtgacaataattaatatttatgtgTTTATATCCTCGAACAACATCTTTTGCAACAAGATTTATGTCCGAAATGTTTTTATTTGTACATGTGCAACAGCATGGCATGGTTAATTAACCCTAGCCTGCTTCGTACATTgtgtgtgtcgttatgcccctccataatgggcaagtggggtctttacccccatctgggcgcccaccaacccggcaggtgagcccagcagggtacatgtttccgtgcagtccatacggcgatcaatgactagccaatttgatatagattgcaggcattacggtgaccgcgaacatcggtacagcacgcctagtggatgtcaatgaccaccaggaaagcactgaacgtcatcgtcaacggaccgttcgccagaccacagaaactccccaacgactgaaacgagtcatagtctcatggataaagctagaaaaacacgagaaagaaagacagacaagtttcataatttactgtcgtcactggggtttgaacccccaaaccatggagtggtagccattgtcgctaaccactaagccacggcggtgacttgTTAAATTAAGTTTTGAGCGAAGTTTCTCCATTGGACCAATATTTGGATACCCGACCCGTGCACGCATGGTTCGTCAAACTAATTGCTCTAAATCTTTAAGACGAAATTAAAGATATAGAGCAGACGAAACTACTTTTGGTGCGTGCATACATAGGATGACGCACGCGCGCGGATATCAAgatgtgacgtgtgtgtgtgtatatatatatatatatatatatatccctTTATTTTGCCGCAaacattaatcaattaattgatGTCGTTTTGGCCGCACCAGCCGCACCGGCAGTCTAGAACTCTAGGCTTGCCTCGATATTTTTCACCGTCGACAGGTGAACAACACCTCGAACCGTGCCGGTGCAGATGTcttgtgtgtatacatatttagGCGTCGACCTCACTGCATAGTAAACATGTAATATAATTGTGTATTACGGTAAAAGCCAGTGACGTCTGACGTTAACAAAACTAGTTTGCCATAACGTCAGCCAATTCACACGTACGATTTCTTCTACGGCGGTGACATTATAGAGATTTGCGATTTCATTGCTGTTTGGACGCCGAAGTTTGTCGCAGCATGTCAGAATGGAATGTCAGGTGGTTCGTTTTGGAATGCATCTGACAATATACAATCATCTCGTTAATTCAGTTCTTTTTACAATTTATGTAACGAACATTATCTCGTCTGAATTTCCCCCATCAAATGATTTAGGAAGAAGAAGGAAATAAACCAAATTCACCAGATTCATGTTCTTGCCCAAAAACGACATCTAATCGACAGCCCGGCACACCAGCTGTTACTAAGCATCAGCAGAAGATGTCTTTGAGTGTCATCCCTGATGATTCAGTATTTGACTATATTTAGtaacatgtttgtgtgtccgtccgtttgtctggATCTTGAACGAACGTTTGCAAGAGTTCTTtagcaaatgtgtgttgtgCATACTggaaaatataaatattttgtgtaAATAAGGTAAAATGTAAGGTTTAAACGGTTTTACtaaatactaaaataacatgaatacaCTAGGTATGTGATTCAGAAGTCATAAGATACCTATATACTTGCCAAATTGGTCTAATGCTGATGCTTCCGCACCCtacaactagtaaatgaagctgtgttctactcgcctcagagctacgagcgtatgtGCCTAaaggtgtgttgtgtgtgtgtgtgtgtgtgtgtgtgtgtgtgtgtgtgtgtgtgtgtgtgtacgtgtgtgtgtgtgtgtgtgtgtgtgtgtgtacgtgtgtgtgtgtgtgtgtgtgtgtgtgtgtgtacgtgtgtgtgtgtgtgtgtgtgtgtgtgtgtacgtgtgtgtgtgtgtgtgtgtgtgtacgtgtgtgtgtgtgtgtgtgtacgtgtgtgtgtacgtgtgtgtgtgtacgtgtgtgtgtgtgtacgtgtgtgtgtgtacgtgtgtgtgtgtgtgtacgtgtgtgtgtgtgtgtgtacgtgtgtgtgtgtgtgtgtgtgtgtgtgtacgtgtgtgtgtgtgtgtgtgtgtgtgtgtgtgtgtacgtgtgtgtgtgtgtgtgtgtgtgtgtgtgtacgtgtgtgtgtgtgtgtacgtgtgtgtgtgtgtacgtgcgtgtgtgtgtacgcgcgtgtgtgtgtacgcgcgtgtgtgtgtacgcgcgtgtgcgtgtacgcgcgtgtgcgtgtacgcgtgtgtgtgtgtacgcgtgtgtgtgtgtacgcgtgtgtgtgtgtacgtgtgtgtgtgtgtgtgtgtacgtgtgtgtgtgtgtgtgtgtgtgtgtgtgtgtgtgtgtgtgtgtgtgtgtgtgtgtgtgtgtgtcactgtggtgtgtctgtgtctgtgtgtgtacagacacagtatatataacaatatatacagtatacattgttaatatcaatgtaatttttttataatttttgtctatttattgtcattatcattatttaatcattagcttgttgtaaga
Encoded here:
- the LOC134178451 gene encoding rhodopsin-like; amino-acid sequence: MSGWNFTIENCSSVDNCSHNESGSVWYTDKTPIDVQDIVTLLPCSITFLVCTFVLIVLFKSGEARKCPGHLLIANATFGDLVGVSVLSVRSWVYAHPMTMTESNKIICKVYYFFFVFMHAWTGWSCAVLAYDRYDMVARPLNRKLTLKKAKLCVVAIIVFCALWAACPLIGWSEYRLQINGACSMAYTVDIPEEIGSAMFTLLFFTINYITPLSIDVICFIRVLIIALSHMRRKRSFSRRVSRHSTSVSESTDNARVTSPLAIIASRPFIVVTTTIASDVLLSAPYLIILVLRKVGVIPRDAYIGVVQVVRFGMHLTAYNHLFNAVLYTIFVKNIISSAFPCLKRYKKNKRINQILQLRVLARNKTSSQQTCTTPVVASADDVFECDL